Proteins from one Cyanobacteriota bacterium genomic window:
- a CDS encoding DUF445 family protein: MATDLYTVWLYVAPPIVGGVIGYFTNDIAIKMLFRPYRAYYIGQRRIPFTPGLIPRNQERLALRVSQAIMGSLLTPDELHNMARRLLDTDRVQAAILWLLRLALDQIQHQDREERTARILANVLEDLCSQSLPRVLKVLARREDFLEAQLNQIFDQVLLEFQLTDEQADKLAEWLLQVILPPDVLRLALVDFLTDRNIQIIDEGFREKSSGTYWVIANLFGLRNALTRLRSYCLDEKEQANTRLAELIQSLSIQQRLKAFLKTLSLQNLPVSTVRQLRRTMRDSVRVYLQTRGADLIQGLGRSIDWQNIAALIISRLRNSAITDVSLELVSKELALILDRYLDADLEKLMEQVLPVLNLDQVIVDRIKATPPKNMEDAVQAIVREELQAIVNLGGILGVTIGLLQSISLLMR, from the coding sequence GTGGCAACTGACCTGTATACTGTTTGGCTTTATGTAGCTCCACCGATCGTAGGTGGCGTTATCGGCTATTTCACCAACGATATTGCCATTAAGATGCTGTTTCGTCCTTACCGAGCTTACTACATTGGTCAACGACGCATTCCCTTCACACCCGGATTAATTCCCCGCAACCAAGAGCGCTTAGCCCTGCGAGTTTCCCAAGCCATCATGGGATCCCTACTCACGCCAGACGAGCTACATAACATGGCACGCCGTCTGTTGGATACCGATCGCGTCCAGGCGGCAATCCTATGGCTGCTAAGGCTGGCCCTTGACCAAATCCAGCATCAAGACCGCGAAGAACGCACTGCCCGCATCTTAGCTAATGTGCTTGAAGACCTATGCAGCCAATCCCTACCCCGCGTTCTCAAGGTGCTGGCTCGCCGCGAAGACTTTCTAGAAGCACAACTGAATCAAATTTTTGACCAAGTGCTGCTAGAATTTCAGCTCACGGATGAACAGGCTGATAAATTGGCGGAATGGCTATTACAGGTGATCCTACCACCAGATGTATTGCGTCTAGCACTTGTAGACTTTTTGACCGATCGTAATATTCAAATTATTGACGAAGGCTTTCGAGAAAAGTCCAGTGGTACCTATTGGGTCATTGCTAACCTGTTTGGACTCCGCAACGCCCTGACCCGGCTTCGCAGTTATTGTTTAGACGAAAAGGAACAAGCTAATACCCGCTTAGCCGAGTTGATTCAATCCCTCAGCATTCAGCAGCGGTTAAAGGCATTTCTCAAGACGCTCTCATTGCAAAATCTACCCGTCTCTACCGTAAGGCAATTGCGACGCACCATGCGGGATAGTGTACGTGTATACCTACAAACCCGTGGTGCAGATTTAATTCAGGGACTAGGGAGGTCGATCGATTGGCAAAACATCGCTGCCCTAATCATTAGCCGTCTGCGCAATTCTGCTATCACCGATGTATCCCTAGAACTAGTGAGCAAGGAACTAGCATTGATTCTCGATCGCTACTTAGACGCAGATTTAGAAAAACTGATGGAGCAGGTGTTGCCTGTTCTTAACTTAGATCAAGTCATTGTTGATCGCATTAAGGCTACCCCACCCAAGAATATGGAAGATGCTGTGCAGGCCATTGTTCGGGAAGAGTTACAGGCAATTGTCAACCTTGGTGGCATTTTGGGGGTAACAATCGGCCTCCTACAATCCATATCCCTGCTAATGCGCTAG